The uncultured Roseibium sp. genome contains a region encoding:
- the tsf gene encoding translation elongation factor Ts translates to MSITAAMVKELREKSGAGMMDCKTALTESGGDMEAAVDWLRTKGLAKAAKKAGRVAAEGLVGVAAEGTKAAVIELNSETDFVARNEGFQDLVKNVAEVAVATDGTLDAVNAATIGGKSVADAITDAIATIGENMTLRRTDMLSVSEGVVSTYVHGAVTDGLGKIGVLVALESSGDKDKLNGLGRQIAMHVAATSPLALNTDELDPAVVEREKSVFSEQARDSGKPENIIEKMVEGRMRKFYEEVTLVKQAFVIDPDKTVEQAVEAMAKDLGTPVKLTGFVRFALGEGIEKEEQDFAAEVAAATGQ, encoded by the coding sequence ATGAGCATTACCGCTGCGATGGTAAAAGAGCTCCGCGAGAAATCCGGCGCTGGCATGATGGACTGCAAGACCGCCCTGACCGAGTCGGGCGGCGATATGGAAGCTGCCGTTGACTGGCTGCGCACCAAGGGTCTGGCAAAGGCGGCCAAGAAGGCCGGCCGCGTTGCCGCTGAAGGCCTGGTCGGCGTTGCCGCTGAAGGCACCAAGGCTGCCGTGATCGAACTGAACTCCGAAACGGACTTTGTTGCCCGTAACGAAGGGTTCCAGGACCTGGTCAAGAACGTGGCTGAGGTCGCCGTGGCGACCGACGGCACGCTGGACGCGGTCAACGCCGCCACGATCGGCGGCAAGTCCGTTGCCGATGCGATCACCGATGCGATTGCGACCATCGGCGAAAACATGACCCTTCGCCGGACGGACATGCTTTCGGTCTCCGAAGGCGTCGTTTCGACGTACGTCCATGGAGCTGTGACCGACGGTCTCGGCAAGATCGGTGTTCTGGTCGCTCTGGAATCTTCAGGCGACAAGGACAAGCTGAACGGTCTCGGCCGTCAGATTGCGATGCATGTTGCCGCCACCAGCCCGCTGGCGCTGAACACCGACGAGCTCGACCCGGCTGTCGTTGAGCGTGAAAAGAGCGTGTTCTCCGAACAGGCGCGCGACTCCGGCAAGCCGGAAAACATCATCGAGAAGATGGTGGAAGGACGTATGCGCAAGTTCTACGAGGAAGTCACGCTGGTTAAGCAGGCCTTCGTGATCGATCCGGACAAGACGGTCGAACAGGCTGTCGAGGCGATGGCAAAGGACCTTGGCACGCCCGTCAAGCTGACCGGTTTCGTCCGCTTCGCCCTTGGCGAGGGGATCGAGAAGGAAGAGCAAGACTTCGCCGCAGAGGTGGCAGCAGCCACCGGGCAGTAA
- the pyrH gene encoding UMP kinase: protein MTNPLRWKRVLLKLSGEALMGNQAFGIDPAIVQRIAKEIADAVALGAQVGVVVGGGNIFRGVAVAAKGGNRVTGDHMGMLATIMNSLTIADALRRLKVQARVLSAVPVPSICETFTQRVAERYMEDGDVIVFAGGTGNPFFTTDSGAALRAAEMKCDAFLKGTQVDGVYSEDPKVNPKAVRYETLGYEEVIQRDLKVMDTTAIALARDNSIPVIVFSIHTPGALVSVLQETGTYTVVGG from the coding sequence ATGACCAATCCGCTCCGCTGGAAACGCGTGCTTCTGAAGCTGTCTGGGGAGGCGCTAATGGGGAACCAGGCTTTCGGGATCGATCCGGCCATCGTGCAGCGGATCGCGAAGGAAATCGCCGATGCGGTGGCTCTAGGCGCTCAGGTCGGGGTCGTTGTCGGCGGCGGCAACATCTTCCGGGGCGTGGCCGTGGCCGCCAAGGGCGGTAACCGGGTCACCGGCGACCACATGGGCATGCTGGCGACCATCATGAACAGCCTGACGATCGCCGATGCCCTGCGCCGCCTGAAAGTCCAGGCACGCGTGCTTTCCGCTGTTCCGGTTCCTTCCATTTGCGAGACGTTCACCCAACGTGTTGCCGAGCGCTACATGGAAGACGGTGACGTCATCGTTTTCGCCGGCGGCACAGGCAACCCGTTCTTCACGACCGATTCAGGCGCGGCTTTGCGCGCGGCCGAAATGAAATGCGATGCCTTTCTAAAAGGCACGCAGGTCGACGGCGTCTATTCCGAAGACCCCAAGGTCAATCCGAAGGCCGTGCGCTACGAAACTCTCGGTTATGAGGAAGTCATCCAGCGCGATCTGAAGGTCATGGACACCACGGCCATCGCCCTTGCCCGTGACAATTCCATTCCCGTTATCGTCTTTTCGATCCACACTCCTGGTGCATTGGTCAGCGTTTTGCAGGAAACCGGCACTTACACGGTGGTTGGCGGCTGA
- the frr gene encoding ribosome recycling factor, translating to MPVEGIDLDDLQRRMQGALSVLKTEFAGLRTGRASASMMDPINVEAYGQTMPINQVATVSVPEPRMVAVQVWDKGMVSAVEKAIRESNLGLNPVVDGQLLRLPIPELNQERRQELIKVAHKYAEQAKVAIRHVRRDGMDTAKKLEKDGDISQDDSRVASDEIQKLTDSMIAEVDAMLEKKEQEISQV from the coding sequence ATGCCCGTAGAAGGTATTGACCTGGACGATTTGCAGCGCCGCATGCAAGGCGCTCTTTCGGTCCTGAAAACCGAATTCGCTGGGCTGCGCACGGGCCGCGCCTCCGCCAGCATGATGGATCCGATCAACGTTGAGGCCTATGGGCAGACCATGCCGATCAACCAGGTCGCGACCGTCAGCGTGCCCGAGCCGCGCATGGTCGCGGTCCAGGTCTGGGACAAGGGCATGGTCTCTGCCGTCGAGAAGGCAATCCGCGAATCGAACCTCGGCCTCAATCCGGTCGTCGATGGCCAGTTGCTGCGCCTGCCGATCCCTGAGCTGAACCAGGAACGGCGCCAGGAGCTGATCAAGGTAGCGCATAAATACGCCGAACAGGCCAAGGTCGCCATTCGCCACGTGCGCAGGGACGGGATGGATACGGCCAAGAAGCTGGAAAAAGATGGCGATATCAGCCAGGACGACAGTCGGGTCGCGTCTGATGAAATTCAGAAGCTGACGGACAGCATGATCGCAGAGGTCGATGCCATGCTGGAGAAAAAAGAACAGGAAATCTCCCAGGTCTGA
- a CDS encoding isoprenyl transferase — protein MTVSPDRKSEDTAPDSAAGALPRHVALIMDGNGRWATARGLPRTEGHRHGLEALRRTIRHAARTGIRYMTIYSFSSENWSRPQPEVSFLMGLLRRFVQRDLTEIHNANVRIRVIGDRLTLEPGIRALLVEAEALTKNNTGMTLVVAFNYGSRDEITRSVRLLAEEVAAGRLAPDDIDEKAIACRLDTAGIPDPDLIIRTSGELRLSNFLMWQAAYSEFHFSPVHWPDFDEAAFDQALSDFMRRERRFGGLAAKAL, from the coding sequence ATGACGGTCAGTCCCGATCGAAAATCCGAGGATACGGCGCCCGATTCGGCAGCCGGTGCCTTGCCGCGCCATGTCGCATTGATCATGGACGGGAATGGCCGGTGGGCAACGGCCAGGGGGCTGCCGCGCACTGAAGGTCACCGTCATGGACTGGAAGCGTTGCGCCGGACGATCCGGCACGCGGCCAGAACCGGTATCCGCTATATGACGATCTACAGTTTCTCTTCGGAGAACTGGAGCCGCCCCCAGCCGGAAGTCAGTTTCCTGATGGGGCTCCTGCGCCGTTTCGTTCAGCGTGACCTCACCGAAATTCACAATGCAAATGTTCGTATAAGGGTGATCGGGGACCGGCTTACGCTGGAGCCCGGTATCCGCGCGTTGCTCGTCGAAGCGGAAGCACTGACCAAAAACAACACCGGCATGACCCTTGTCGTAGCGTTCAACTACGGATCGCGCGACGAAATCACCCGGTCGGTCCGCCTGCTTGCAGAAGAGGTCGCCGCCGGCCGGCTGGCCCCGGATGATATTGACGAGAAGGCGATTGCATGCCGGCTCGATACAGCGGGTATTCCGGATCCGGATCTCATTATCCGCACCAGTGGTGAACTGAGGTTGTCGAATTTTCTGATGTGGCAGGCTGCCTATTCGGAGTTCCATTTTTCACCGGTCCATTGGCCCGATTTCGACGAGGCCGCGTTCGATCAGGCCCTGTCGGACTTCATGAGGCGCGAGCGCCGGTTCGGTGGCTTGGCCGCCAAAGCACTCTAA
- a CDS encoding phosphatidate cytidylyltransferase — protein sequence MPGQEGSTADKSPKNKSDLKLRVLSAAVLGPIVLGLAWLGGPAFGVLALVAAILFLHEWFAMTGTGLLTPSGIAGYLVLVGLAVAYHSGYPELSLACPIVGAVVVYGLSGFSRAGRWAAEGLIYAGLALYALLVIRGGVQGLEFLFFLLVLVWATDIAAYFTGRALGGPKLWRKISPNKTWSGAIGGLVCAVLLGSATAALAGKVDLFAWALLAAVLSIVSQLGDLLESGIKRRFDVKDSSHLIPGHGGIMDRVDGLVAAAIAAVALGVLFGGSVADPISGFALG from the coding sequence ATGCCCGGTCAGGAAGGGTCCACTGCGGACAAGAGCCCGAAAAACAAGTCCGATTTGAAATTAAGGGTCCTGTCTGCAGCTGTTCTTGGACCTATCGTTCTTGGCCTTGCATGGTTGGGCGGTCCCGCTTTCGGCGTGCTTGCCTTGGTGGCCGCCATCCTTTTTCTGCACGAATGGTTCGCGATGACCGGAACCGGGCTTCTGACGCCGTCCGGGATTGCCGGATATCTGGTGCTCGTCGGGCTCGCGGTTGCCTATCACTCAGGTTACCCGGAACTTTCCTTGGCGTGCCCTATCGTCGGAGCGGTTGTCGTCTACGGTCTGAGCGGGTTTAGCCGGGCAGGGCGTTGGGCCGCCGAAGGCCTGATTTACGCCGGTCTTGCCCTTTATGCGCTGCTCGTCATCAGGGGCGGGGTGCAGGGCCTGGAGTTCCTGTTTTTCCTGCTTGTTCTGGTCTGGGCGACGGATATCGCCGCCTATTTTACCGGCAGGGCCCTCGGAGGACCGAAGCTCTGGAGGAAAATATCCCCGAACAAGACCTGGTCGGGAGCCATTGGCGGGCTGGTGTGCGCCGTCCTGCTCGGCTCCGCTACGGCCGCACTTGCCGGAAAGGTTGATCTATTTGCATGGGCTTTGCTGGCGGCCGTCTTGTCGATCGTCTCCCAACTGGGGGACCTTCTGGAATCCGGGATCAAACGGCGCTTCGACGTCAAGGATTCCAGTCACCTCATTCCGGGACATGGCGGCATCATGGATCGCGTCGACGGGCTGGTTGCCGCGGCAATCGCAGCGGTGGCGCTCGGAGTTTTGTTTGGCGGTAGCGTTGCGGATCCGATTTCCGGTTTTGCGCTCGGCTAG
- the dxr gene encoding 1-deoxy-D-xylulose-5-phosphate reductoisomerase: MDMEMNGTTNPMRLIVLGATGSIGKSTLDLVARNPERFKVTALVSNNSVDELARLARLVNAEAAVLANEAHGPALAQALSGSGIAVSAGNQAVLDAVDRPADMVVAGIVGAAGLVPTLAAIKPGRAIALANKECLVSAGDLFMKKIRRTGATLLPVDSEHNAIFQVFEPDNRREVEKIILTASGGPFRTTRVEDMAAITPEQALKHPNWEMGQRITIDSATLMNKGFEVIEAFHLFPVDDDQLGVLVHPQSVVHGLVQYADGSLLAQMGSPDMRTPIAHCLAWPKRMPVPLKRLDLAEVGSLTFEKPDPVRFPALGLALSSLKHGGGATCALNAADEIAVRAFLDRRLRFPDIPAAVEATINRLDASGRLGQPDSAETVMALDAEARVICADWITERGGR, encoded by the coding sequence ATGGACATGGAAATGAATGGCACGACAAATCCGATGCGTCTGATCGTGCTGGGTGCGACGGGCTCGATCGGGAAAAGTACGCTTGACCTCGTCGCGCGCAATCCCGAGCGGTTCAAGGTCACAGCGCTTGTTTCCAACAATAGTGTTGACGAACTGGCGCGCCTGGCCCGTCTGGTGAACGCGGAGGCCGCCGTTCTTGCCAATGAAGCGCATGGACCCGCGTTGGCACAGGCCCTGTCAGGAAGCGGGATTGCCGTTTCCGCCGGAAACCAGGCCGTTCTGGACGCGGTCGATCGACCTGCCGACATGGTCGTTGCCGGTATCGTGGGTGCTGCCGGACTGGTCCCGACCCTTGCCGCGATCAAGCCGGGCAGGGCGATCGCCCTGGCCAACAAGGAATGCCTTGTCTCAGCCGGCGACCTTTTCATGAAAAAGATCCGCCGGACGGGGGCGACGCTTCTTCCGGTCGATAGCGAGCACAATGCCATCTTCCAGGTCTTCGAGCCGGACAACCGGCGCGAAGTGGAAAAGATCATCCTGACGGCGTCCGGCGGTCCTTTCCGGACCACCCGCGTGGAGGACATGGCGGCGATCACGCCGGAGCAGGCCCTCAAGCATCCCAATTGGGAAATGGGGCAACGGATCACCATCGACAGCGCCACCTTGATGAACAAGGGCTTCGAGGTGATCGAGGCCTTTCATTTGTTCCCGGTCGACGATGACCAATTGGGGGTTCTGGTTCATCCCCAATCGGTCGTGCACGGGCTTGTGCAATATGCCGACGGATCTCTGCTGGCACAGATGGGATCGCCTGATATGCGGACCCCAATCGCTCACTGCCTTGCCTGGCCGAAACGGATGCCGGTGCCGCTCAAAAGGCTCGATCTGGCGGAAGTCGGCTCACTTACCTTCGAGAAGCCCGATCCGGTACGCTTTCCGGCGCTTGGTCTGGCTCTTTCGTCGCTCAAGCACGGGGGCGGTGCGACCTGCGCCTTGAACGCCGCGGACGAAATCGCCGTCCGCGCTTTTCTGGACAGACGTCTGCGCTTTCCCGACATACCGGCAGCGGTTGAGGCGACGATCAACCGGCTGGATGCCTCCGGGCGCCTGGGTCAGCCCGACAGTGCGGAAACCGTCATGGCACTGGATGCGGAGGCCCGTGTCATTTGTGCCGATTGGATTACAGAACGCGGCGGGCGATAA
- the rseP gene encoding RIP metalloprotease RseP produces the protein MELLSSAFGLVAGYIVPFLFVLTIVVFFHELGHFLVARWCGVKVDAFSVGFGRELFGRTDKKGTRWRLSLIPLGGYVKFAGDENAASVPDRERVAAMPPEERAGAFIAKPVWQRAAVVAAGPIANFILSIAIFAMIFMLFGRIVTAPVVDVVQPDSAAAAGGLKPGDLIVSVDGDEISTFSDLQRIVSVSANTPLILDVKRGDETVTLTVTPQYRELKDRFGNVQRIGLLGVSRSLQEDDLIHEKFGPVSAVVEGGKETYYIASRTLDYIWGVISGREAADQLGGPIRVAQVSGQVATQGIIPLFSLAAVLSVSIGLLNLMPVPMLDGGHLVFYAAEAVRGKPLSERVQDIGFRIGIALVLLLMVFATWNDVLHLTRL, from the coding sequence ATGGAACTTCTTTCCTCGGCCTTCGGACTCGTGGCAGGCTATATCGTACCGTTTCTGTTTGTTCTGACGATCGTCGTTTTCTTTCATGAACTCGGCCATTTTCTGGTCGCCCGCTGGTGTGGGGTGAAGGTGGATGCCTTTTCCGTCGGGTTCGGGCGGGAACTTTTTGGCCGGACCGACAAGAAAGGCACCAGGTGGCGTTTGTCGCTTATTCCGCTCGGTGGCTATGTGAAATTCGCCGGCGATGAAAATGCGGCTAGCGTTCCGGATCGGGAGCGTGTCGCGGCCATGCCTCCCGAAGAGCGCGCCGGGGCCTTCATTGCCAAGCCGGTGTGGCAACGGGCGGCAGTCGTGGCGGCTGGGCCAATCGCGAACTTCATCTTGTCCATTGCGATTTTCGCTATGATTTTCATGCTCTTCGGGCGAATTGTAACAGCGCCCGTTGTGGATGTCGTTCAGCCTGACAGTGCCGCCGCCGCAGGCGGACTGAAACCGGGCGATCTGATCGTCTCCGTCGATGGGGACGAGATTTCGACGTTCTCCGACCTTCAGCGCATCGTGTCCGTGAGTGCAAATACCCCCTTGATTCTGGATGTGAAACGGGGGGATGAAACCGTAACCCTGACCGTCACGCCGCAGTATCGGGAGCTGAAGGATCGGTTTGGAAACGTGCAGCGCATCGGTCTTCTGGGGGTTTCGCGCAGTCTGCAGGAAGATGACCTGATTCACGAGAAGTTCGGTCCGGTTTCGGCGGTCGTCGAAGGGGGCAAGGAAACGTATTACATCGCTTCGCGAACACTCGACTATATCTGGGGTGTCATTTCGGGACGTGAGGCTGCCGATCAACTCGGCGGGCCGATCCGCGTGGCGCAGGTTTCCGGCCAGGTTGCAACTCAGGGGATCATTCCCCTGTTTTCTCTGGCCGCGGTGTTGTCGGTCAGTATCGGCCTCTTGAACCTCATGCCGGTGCCGATGCTGGACGGCGGGCATCTGGTATTCTACGCCGCGGAAGCCGTCCGGGGAAAGCCGCTCAGCGAGAGGGTCCAGGATATCGGATTTCGGATCGGGATCGCCCTCGTTCTACTTCTGATGGTTTTCGCCACCTGGAACGACGTGCTTCATCTGACCCGATTGTAG
- the bamA gene encoding outer membrane protein assembly factor BamA, translated as MRGNTRIENETVLSYMTISVGRSYGPADIDESLKALFATGLFADVKIVPQGGTVVVNVTENPIINRVSFEGNKKLNDDALKTAVRSSERTMLTRAKVQADVQNILEAYRRSGRYGASVNPEIIDRGNNRVDLVFEINEGKKTGVERITFIGNHAYSDGKLRDVIRTRQSGLLSWLRSTDTYDPDRLAQDQELLRQFYHKKGYADFYIVSATADLDRENNVFHVTFTVEEGEKYKIADVEIVSSLSAVDPETLRSKLRTHAGDTYNSLRVEQTVEDLTIKISEDGYAFAEVRPRGSRDYENKTISLTYYIEEGPRAYVERINVIGNDRTREYVIRREFDLVEGDAYNRALLDKAERRLKNLGFFERVAITTSPGSAPDRVVINVNVVEKPTGEVSFGVGYSTSDGVIGDVSISEKNFLGRGQYVKLGAGIGSSTQSYEFAFKEPFFLGRRIGFDLDLYRVVNENNDYRAYDENTTGGGFGFTLPLREDELTLRLFYKIYQTELKDPNHKATGIANCGGSGLSIAICDSLGKNLTSLAGYRFVYTTLDNNLDPTDGVYAAAGQEFAGLGGDSFYIKSTADVKYFKEILPDQGVVGALKVTGGHITALGSDRLRVPEQFMLGGNLVRGFENQGIGPRDAITGDAIGGTVFFAATAEATIPFPGVPQEFGLSTAVFSDAGALWDADSGLVNLVNAGPPKSAVNSNDFDLRASIGVGLRWRSPFGPLKADFAWPLAKNSVDRTQVFRLSGGTRF; from the coding sequence GTGCGTGGCAATACGCGGATCGAGAACGAGACCGTTCTGAGCTACATGACCATATCCGTCGGCCGCTCCTATGGTCCTGCGGATATTGACGAATCGCTCAAGGCGCTGTTTGCGACCGGTCTGTTTGCCGATGTTAAGATCGTTCCCCAGGGCGGCACCGTTGTCGTCAATGTCACGGAGAACCCGATCATCAATCGGGTGTCTTTCGAGGGCAACAAAAAGCTCAACGACGATGCGTTGAAGACGGCTGTCCGTTCGTCCGAGCGCACGATGCTGACCCGTGCGAAGGTTCAGGCCGACGTCCAGAATATTCTGGAGGCCTATCGCCGGTCCGGCCGCTACGGCGCGTCCGTCAATCCGGAAATCATCGATCGGGGCAACAATCGTGTCGATCTGGTTTTTGAAATCAATGAAGGCAAGAAGACCGGCGTAGAGCGCATCACGTTCATCGGCAATCATGCATACAGCGACGGCAAGCTGCGTGACGTGATTCGGACCCGTCAAAGCGGGCTCCTCAGCTGGCTTCGTTCCACAGATACCTATGATCCCGACCGCTTGGCGCAGGATCAGGAGCTGCTGCGTCAGTTCTACCACAAGAAGGGCTACGCCGATTTCTACATCGTTTCGGCGACCGCTGACCTCGACCGCGAAAACAATGTGTTCCATGTGACCTTCACCGTTGAGGAAGGCGAGAAATACAAGATTGCTGACGTCGAGATCGTTTCATCCCTTTCCGCTGTGGACCCGGAGACCCTGCGGTCGAAGCTGCGCACCCATGCCGGCGATACATACAATTCGCTGCGCGTGGAGCAGACCGTCGAGGATCTTACGATCAAGATTTCCGAAGACGGCTATGCGTTTGCGGAGGTTCGTCCTCGTGGCTCTCGTGACTACGAAAACAAGACGATTTCGCTCACCTACTACATCGAAGAAGGTCCGCGTGCTTATGTCGAACGGATCAACGTGATCGGTAACGACCGCACCCGCGAATATGTTATTCGCCGGGAGTTCGATCTGGTGGAAGGTGACGCCTATAATCGCGCGCTTCTCGATAAGGCCGAGCGGCGTTTGAAGAACCTTGGGTTCTTCGAGCGGGTGGCGATCACGACTTCTCCCGGCAGTGCGCCGGACCGTGTCGTCATCAACGTAAACGTTGTGGAAAAGCCGACCGGCGAGGTTTCCTTCGGTGTCGGTTATTCCACGAGCGATGGCGTCATCGGTGATGTCTCGATTTCGGAAAAGAACTTCCTGGGCCGTGGGCAGTATGTGAAGCTTGGTGCCGGAATTGGCTCCTCGACGCAGAGCTACGAGTTTGCATTCAAGGAACCGTTCTTCCTCGGTCGTCGGATCGGCTTCGATCTTGACCTCTACAGGGTTGTGAATGAAAACAACGACTACCGTGCCTATGATGAAAATACGACAGGTGGTGGTTTCGGGTTCACGCTGCCGCTTCGCGAAGACGAGTTGACGCTTCGGTTGTTCTACAAAATCTACCAGACCGAGCTTAAAGACCCCAACCACAAAGCTACGGGCATTGCCAACTGCGGAGGCAGCGGCCTTTCGATCGCGATCTGTGACTCGCTCGGGAAGAACCTGACGTCTCTTGCCGGCTACCGGTTCGTCTATACGACGCTTGACAACAATCTTGATCCGACTGACGGGGTTTACGCTGCTGCCGGACAGGAATTCGCTGGCCTCGGTGGCGACTCCTTCTACATCAAGAGCACGGCCGACGTTAAATACTTCAAGGAAATCCTGCCGGACCAGGGTGTCGTTGGTGCCCTGAAGGTCACAGGCGGTCATATCACTGCTCTGGGCAGCGACCGCCTGCGGGTTCCTGAGCAGTTCATGCTCGGCGGAAATCTGGTGCGCGGTTTTGAAAACCAGGGGATCGGTCCGCGGGATGCTATCACAGGCGACGCGATTGGCGGTACGGTGTTCTTCGCCGCTACGGCTGAGGCAACGATCCCGTTCCCGGGCGTTCCCCAGGAGTTCGGCCTGAGCACCGCGGTCTTCTCCGATGCCGGTGCGCTTTGGGATGCGGACTCCGGACTGGTAAACCTTGTTAATGCAGGTCCTCCTAAGTCGGCCGTGAATTCGAATGACTTCGATCTTCGGGCATCCATCGGTGTTGGTCTGAGGTGGCGGTCGCCGTTCGGTCCTTTGAAGGCGGATTTCGCATGGCCGCTTGCGAAGAACAGCGTGGACAGGACGCAGGTGTTCCGCCTGAGCGGCGGGACCCGCTTCTAA
- the lpxD gene encoding UDP-3-O-(3-hydroxymyristoyl)glucosamine N-acyltransferase, with amino-acid sequence MSDPVFFPPAEPVSLEQIAEWAEAELVRGAPDLLIAGVGPIEDADDGVLVFFDNTAYLDKLSETRAGACIIARKHVDKVPEGVAVLVSNDAYRSWAKVLAQLYPDAMVPKPAGFQGISDRASIDPSAVLEDGVAVGSGVVIGAGAQIGSGTAILPNAVIGSGCTIGRNCVIGPNSTLQHAILGDQVYLHPGVCIGQDGFGYAMGAGGHLKVPQVGRVVIQDNVEIGANTTIDRGANRDTIVGEGTRIDNQVQIGHNVIIGRHCVLVSQVGLSGSCTLEDFVAIGGQTGVRGHVRIGMGAQIAAVSVVGEDVPAGGRYGGTPAKPVKQWFREMAALRKLAERGSGS; translated from the coding sequence ATGTCCGATCCCGTCTTTTTTCCGCCGGCAGAGCCGGTTTCACTCGAGCAGATCGCCGAATGGGCGGAAGCGGAACTTGTTCGCGGGGCGCCTGATCTGTTGATCGCGGGGGTCGGTCCGATCGAGGATGCTGACGATGGCGTTCTCGTTTTTTTCGACAATACCGCTTATCTCGACAAATTGAGCGAAACCCGAGCCGGGGCCTGCATCATCGCCCGCAAGCACGTGGACAAGGTGCCGGAGGGTGTTGCCGTTCTGGTGTCGAACGACGCCTACCGCTCCTGGGCGAAGGTACTGGCACAATTGTATCCGGATGCCATGGTCCCGAAACCCGCCGGTTTTCAAGGGATTTCCGATCGTGCATCCATCGACCCGTCAGCGGTGCTGGAAGACGGCGTTGCGGTTGGATCCGGAGTCGTGATCGGTGCCGGTGCACAGATCGGTTCGGGGACCGCCATTCTTCCCAATGCGGTCATAGGCTCGGGCTGCACGATCGGTCGGAATTGCGTTATCGGCCCCAATTCAACACTTCAGCACGCCATTCTGGGCGACCAAGTCTATCTGCATCCGGGGGTCTGTATCGGGCAGGACGGTTTCGGTTATGCGATGGGGGCGGGCGGGCATCTGAAAGTTCCGCAGGTCGGTCGTGTGGTGATCCAGGACAATGTGGAGATCGGCGCGAATACAACGATCGACCGGGGCGCTAACCGGGATACGATCGTGGGCGAGGGGACAAGGATCGATAACCAGGTGCAGATCGGGCACAATGTTATCATCGGCAGGCACTGTGTCCTCGTTTCCCAGGTTGGCCTTTCCGGAAGCTGCACACTGGAAGACTTTGTCGCGATCGGCGGCCAGACCGGGGTTCGTGGGCATGTACGGATCGGGATGGGTGCGCAGATCGCAGCGGTCAGTGTCGTAGGCGAGGATGTGCCTGCTGGCGGGCGCTACGGAGGTACGCCTGCGAAACCTGTGAAGCAATGGTTCCGGGAGATGGCTGCGTTGCGCAAGCTTGCAGAGCGGGGCAGCGGGTCTTAA
- the fabZ gene encoding 3-hydroxyacyl-ACP dehydratase FabZ, producing MEQTEKTELRSADIMRIMEMLPHRYPFLLVDKIIEIDGDNSAIGIKNVTINEPHFTGHFPGQPVMPGVLLIEAMAQTAGAICVDSRGDGSPPQLVYFMTIDNAKFRKPVIPGDQVHFHVQKIKQRSNIWKFQAVAMVDGAKVAEAEISAMLVDA from the coding sequence ATGGAACAGACTGAGAAGACGGAACTCCGTAGTGCCGACATCATGCGGATCATGGAAATGTTGCCGCATCGCTATCCGTTTCTGCTGGTAGACAAGATCATCGAAATCGACGGTGACAACAGCGCCATCGGCATCAAGAACGTCACCATTAACGAGCCGCATTTTACCGGACATTTTCCTGGCCAACCGGTGATGCCGGGGGTCTTGCTGATCGAGGCCATGGCGCAGACGGCCGGTGCGATCTGCGTGGATTCCCGCGGTGACGGCAGTCCGCCGCAGCTGGTTTATTTTATGACCATCGATAACGCGAAGTTCCGCAAGCCGGTCATTCCGGGCGACCAGGTTCACTTTCACGTACAGAAGATCAAGCAGAGGTCCAACATCTGGAAATTTCAGGCAGTCGCCATGGTCGACGGTGCGAAGGTTGCAGAGGCCGAAATCAGCGCAATGCTCGTGGACGCGTGA